From a single Populus nigra chromosome 18, ddPopNigr1.1, whole genome shotgun sequence genomic region:
- the LOC133678035 gene encoding monocopper oxidase-like protein SKS1 has product MAFFKLSSTSIFLLIHIALFSSFSLAADPTVSYDFKLSYITVSPLGVPQKVIAINGQFPGPLVNATTNNNVVIKVYNDLDEDLLMTWPGIQMRRNSWQDGVLGTNCPIPPTWDFNYTFQVKDQIGSFFYFPSLNLQRASGGFGPFVINNRPVIQIPFAQPDGDFTLLIGDWYTRNHTALRADLDSGKDLGMPDGVLINGKGPYRYNTTLVPDGLPYETIKVDPGKTYRFRVHNVGTSTSLNFRIQGHNLLLVETEGYYTVQQNYTSFDIHLGQSSSFLVTMDQNATSDYYIVASARFVNESIWRKVSGVGILHYSNSKGPATGPLPEAPSDIYNQWSAMNQPKAIRQNTSASGARPNPQGSYHYGSINVTDTYILRSLPPTTIDGKLRATLNGISFVNPGTPIRLADLNKVKGSYKLDFPSAPLNRTFHRDTSVINATYKGFIEIILQNNDTRMQSFHMNGYSFFVVGMDWGIWSENNRGSYNKWDAISRSTVEVYPGGWTAVLASLDNAGVWNLRVENLDRWYLGQETYMRIINPEENGETEMPPPNNVLYCGALASKQQDLSHKSGASILHGNPNLFFTLLMALCAVFIFS; this is encoded by the exons ATGGCCTTCTTTAAGCTCTCTTCAacatccatttttcttttaattcacaTTGCTCTGTTTTCAAGTTTCTCTCTTGCTGCAGACCCAACTGTCTCTTATGACTTTAAGCTATCTTACATCACTGTCTCTCCTCTTGGTGTTCCTCAAAAG GTTATAGCTATCAATGGACAGTTTCCTGGTCCTCTTGTTAATGCTACCACTAATAATAATGTTGTTATAAAAGTATACAATGATTTAGACGAAGACCTTCTAATGACATG GCCTGGGATCCAAATGCGACGTAATTCATGGCAGGATGGTGTTCTGGGCACAAATTGTCCAATTCCTCCGACTTGGGACTTTAATTACACTTTTCAAGTAAAAGATCAGATTGGGAGCTTTTTCTACTTTCCGTCTCTTAATCTTCAAAGAGCCTCGGGTGGCTTTGGTCCCTTTGTCATTAACAACAGGCCAGTTATCCAAATTCCTTTCGCTCAGCCGGATGGGGATTTTACCCTTCTGATTGGGGACTGGTATACAAGGAACCATACG GCATTGAGAGCTGATCTTGACTCTGGAAAAGACCTTGGAATGCCTGATGGAGTTTTAATTAACGGGAAAGGACCATACAGATACAACACAACTCTTGTACCTGACGGGTTGCCATATGAAACCATTAAAGTTGACCCAG GCAAGACTTATCGATTTCGTGTCCACAATGTTGGGACTTCAACTAGTTTGAACTTCAGAATCCAGGGACACAATCTGCTTCTTGTGGAAACAGAGGGTTATTACACTGTGCAACAAAATTATACCAGTTTTGATATTCATTTGGGGCAGTCTTCTTCCTTTTTGGTCACCATGGATCAGAATGCTACTAGTGATTACTACATCGTAGCAAGTGCTCGGTTTGTGAATGAATCAATTTGGCGAAAAGTCTCTGGTGTTGGCATTTTGCACTATTCCAATTCAAAAGGACCTGCTACTGGTCCTCTGCCTGAAGCACCAAGTGATATTTATAACCAGTGGTCAGCCATGAACCAGCCAAAAGCCATCAG GCAAAATACATCTGCAAGTGGAGCTCGCCCAAATCCACAGGGGTCTTATCACTATGGTTCTATCAATGTGACTGACACATATATTTTAAGGAGCTTGCCACCAACTACCATCGATGGGAAGCTGCGTGCAACTCTGAATGGGATATCATTTGTCAATCCGGGTACACCAATCAGGCTTGCTGACCTTAACAAAGTGAAGGGATCTTACAAACTTGATTTTCCTAGTGCACCACTTAATAGAACTTTCCACAGGGACACTTCTGTAATTAATGCTACATACAAGGGGTTTATAGAAATCATATTGCAGAACAATGATACTAGAATGCAGAGCTTTCACATGAATGGTTACTCCTTTTTCGTTGTTGG GATGGACTGGGGTATTTGGTCAGAGAACAACAGAGGTTCATACAATAAGTGGGATGCTATTTCTCGCAGCACTGTAGAG gtTTATCCTGGGGGATGGACAGCAGTTCTCGCCTCCCTTGACAATGCTGGAGTATGGAATTTGAGAGTAGAAAATCTTGATAGATGGTATCTCGGCCAAGAAACATACATGAGAATAATCAATCCTGAAGAAAATGGCGAAACAGAGATGCCCCCCCctaataatgttttatattgTGGTGCCCTTGCTTCCAAACAGCA GGATCTAAGCCACAAATCGGGAGCATCGATTCTCCATGGCAATCCTAATCTGTTTTTCACTCTGCTGATGGCACTCTGCGCGGTTTTCATTTTCAGCTGA